Proteins from a single region of Euwallacea similis isolate ESF13 chromosome 21, ESF131.1, whole genome shotgun sequence:
- the Dsk gene encoding uncharacterized protein Dsk, whose protein sequence is MKMRNIFTSSFLIVVICLLSFYNIEHILALPSSNSAEIVRSRARTISRYRPRISYGRLKTEGFGNELGDEEDIFDLSKRQQTNSDDYGHLRFGKRDEQFDDYGHMRFGRNGIERK, encoded by the exons atgaaaatgagaaatatttttacgagCTCGTTCCTGATAGTAGTAATATGCTTGCTTTCATTCTATAACATTGAACATATTTTGGCCTTGCCGTCGAGTAACAGTGCAGAAATTGTAAGAAGTAGGGCTAGAACAATTTCGAGATATAGACCCAGGATTAGTTATGGAAGGCTAAAAACTGAAGGATTTGGTAATGAATTAGGAG ATGAAGAAGATATATTTGATCTTTCAAAACGTCAACAGACAAATTCCGATGATTATGGGCATCTCAGATTTGGCAAAAGAGATGAACAGTTCGATGATTATGGCCACATGAGGTTTGGGAGAAATGGAATCGAGAGGAAGTAA
- the Sidpn gene encoding transcription factor HES-2 produces MTAKAKRLAGAEPIRRANKPLMEKRRRARINQSLAALKTLILDSAKADNTKHSKLEKADILELTVRHFQRHRSLDVKGINQYKAGYSDCVREVQRYLETPDAQTMTVMDSGVRQRLLRHLDNCVSEVDVDLRQALNIAPAVEERLQHPADSSTLEEVNNNTNNSNSNSSRVEVKSEDPKAIKNYDGNFVLLLPEHYVQLANALGVNLRQAADRTPSPGPSGEASGDGDEVQVKIEKPLDYSKGNEQMESMWRPW; encoded by the coding sequence ATGACAGCAAAAGCCAAACGGCTCGCCGGCGCTGAACCAATAAGAAGAGCCAATAAGCCGCTGATGGAGAAACGACGTCGAGCCCGTATCAATCAAAGTCTGGCCGCTTTGAAAACCTTAATTCTAGATTCAGCCAAGGCTGACAATACGAAACATTCCAAATTGGAAAAGGCCGACATTCTCGAGCTGACCGTGCGACATTTCCAGAGACACCGGAGCTTGGACGTGAAGGGCATTAATCAATATAAAGCCGGATATTCGGACTGCGTTAGGGAAGTCCAGAGATACTTGGAGACACCTGATGCTCAAACCATGACTGTCATGGATTCTGGAGTGAGGCAGAGACTGCTAAGGCACTTGGACAATTGTGTATCTGAGGTCGACGTGGATTTAAGACAAGCTCTCAATATCGCTCCGGCTGTGGAAGAACGACTCCAGCATCCTGCAGACTCGTCTACCTTAGAAGAAGTCAATAATAATACCAATAATAGTAATAGCAATTCTAGTAGAGTGGAGGTGAAGAGCGAAGATCCGAAAGCTATCAAAAACTACGATGGGAACTTTGTTTTGTTGCTCCCAGAGCATTATGTGCAGTTGGCCAATGCTCTGGGAGTTAATCTTCGACAGGCAGCTGATAGGACGCCCAGTCCTGGACCTTCTGGCGAGGCTAGTGGGGATGGCGACGAGGTGCAAGTGAAGATCGAGAAACCTCTCGATTATAGTAAGGGCAATGAGCAGATGGAGAGCATGTGGAGGCCATGGTAG
- the Spase25 gene encoding signal peptidase complex subunit 2, producing MAPKEGDSKGKEEKESVKINKWDSSAVKNSLDDAVKEVLTKKFNYVENFSLMDGRLAICTIAVGVATFALLWDYFYPFPQSRPILIFSVATYFFMMAILTLYTTYKEKGIFAVCTQKEGQKKGTVWIASSAMEKYDDKYELLLIIKDPKSGAVKSIESRKSCANFITVDGLICQDLVETEVTRLHNSLLNERKEK from the exons aTGGCTCCTAAAGAGGGCGATTCTAAAGGGAAAGAGGAGAAA gAGTcggttaaaattaacaaatggGACAGTTCAGCCGTGAAGAACTCGCTGGATGATGCGGTAAAAGAG GTCCTCACTAAGAAGTTCAattatgtagaaaatttcagCCTTATGGATGGTAGATTAGCCATTTGCACAATCGCAGTAGGTGTGGCCACATTTGCCTTACTCTGGGATTATTTTTATCCATTCCCACAGTCTAG acCAATTCTAATATTCAGTGTTGCAACTTATTTCTTCATGATGGCCATCTTAACCCTCTACACCACATACAAGGAAAAGGGCATTTTTGCTGTATGTACACAGAAGGAAGGACAAAAGAAAGGAACTGTGTGGATTGCCAGTTCTGCCATGGAAAA GTATGATGACAAATATGAGCTTCTTCTTATTATAAAAGACCCCAAATCTGGAGCAGTGAAAAGCATTGAATCGAGGAAAAGTTGTGCCAATTTCATCACTGTGGATGGTCTTATTTGTCAAGATCTGGTGGAAACTGAGGTGACAAGGCTACACAATTCCCTCTTGAATGAACGCAAAGagaaatag